The Clostridia bacterium DNA window AGTTTTTGCTCGAAAGGCAACTCGAAACGATCAAGATTTTTTACGAGCGCAATCTTTTATCGAAAGAACAGTACGAATTTGAGGTTCGGACGTTGACGACGAGAATCAAAACGGACGAGAAAAAGGAGTCATAAAAGTATTCCGTCGGGGTGGTTTTCGGAGCGGAAAATCGCCCCTATTTTTGTGTAGCCAATGATTTTTCGGCGATTTCAGGTTCGCAAAACACATCAAAGCTCGGCGATGAACCGAGCTTTTTTTGGGAGCCGCTAACCGGACTTGCAACCGGTGACCTCGTCCGCGTCGCGTTTTCGTCCGTCGGGCAGGGCGTGCGCGTTGCTTCGCCCTATCGGTGACTCCTAAAATGCTCCTTCTCCCCAAGATATCTGCTGATATCTCGGGGTCCCCTTCTATTACGTAACCGTCCTTGGTAAAGACTCGGGCAAAGAAAAAGCACCCTCAAAGAGAGTGCTTATCTTGGAGCTGCTAACCAGACTTGAACTGGTGACCTCGTCCTTACCAAGGACGTGCTCTACCGACTGAGCCATAGCAGCGAACAACTGTCTTATTATATATTCGTTTAGGGGGTTTGTCAATAGAAAAAGCGAGATTTCGGACAAATTGTCCCCGAAAACAAGACGCGCGGGGCAATTTTTGTTTTTGCGCCGCGCGTTTTGTTTGATTTTTTAAAAATCGCTCGATTATTTTTCTTCGGGATCTTCGGTCGAAGACTCTTCCGAGGGGAGTTCGACGTACTCTTTTTCGGCGGGAGCTTCTCCGCTTTCAAACCCGAAAACGTCGCTTTCCGAGGAGCCGTTTTCCGCGCTTGCGTCTTCGGAAGAGGTAGCCGAGGGTTCGTCGAAAAGATCGCTGCGCGCGGCTTTGAGCTCATCGTAGAAATGCGCTCTCGCCATCGAGTGATAGGCGGCGACCCAAAGCCCGCCTACGCCGAGGCAGAGCAAGCCGACGATGTACCAACCGATAAAGCTGAGGTCGAGAAGGAAAAGCTTTCCTTTGTAGCCGCGCATCATTTCGCTCGAAAGATCGAGGCATCGGCGCCATTCTTTATCCGAATCGTCTTGTTGAATATAGAACGCCATCGAATACGCATAGGCTTTAATGATTCCCGGGACGATGAGGAGCAAGGTCCAAAGGAAGATGAAGAGGTTGCGAAGGAATCCGAGAAGAATGGTGTTCGTAAAATCTTCTTTGAATCTGAGGAACAGATCTTTAAAGTCGATCTTCTTGTCGCCGCGCGCGACTTTGACTTCGAGGCGCGAAAGTCCGTACGCCATCGGCCCCGCGATGACGATGGATGCGATGGAGAAGATCCAGCCGATCGCGAATTTCGCCTTTCCGGGA harbors:
- a CDS encoding DUF975 family protein, whose amino-acid sequence is PGKAKFAIGWIFSIASIVIAGPMAYGLSRLEVKVARGDKKIDFKDLFLRFKEDFTNTILLGFLRNLFIFLWTLLLIVPGIIKAYAYSMAFYIQQDDSDKEWRRCLDLSSEMMRGYKGKLFLLDLSFIGWYIVGLLCLGVGGLWVAAYHSMARAHFYDELKAARSDLFDEPSATSSEDASAENGSSESDVFGFESGEAPAEKEYVELPSEESSTEDPEEK